One Lampris incognitus isolate fLamInc1 chromosome 14, fLamInc1.hap2, whole genome shotgun sequence DNA window includes the following coding sequences:
- the LOC130123422 gene encoding guanine nucleotide-binding protein G(I)/G(S)/G(O) subunit gamma-5-like yields the protein MSGHSNLVAMKKVVQQLRFEASINRVKVSQAAADLQQFCMQNAMQDPLLTGVSSSTNPFRPQKVCSFL from the exons ATGTCGGGTCACTCCAACCTGGTGGCTATGAAGAAAGTTGTGCAGCAGCTCCGCTTTGAGGCAAGCATCAACAGAGTGAAG GTGTCCCAAGCAGCTGCGGACCTCCAGCAGTTCTGTATGCAGAACGCCATGCAGGATCCTCTCCTGACCGGTGTGTCCTCCAGCACCAACCCCTTCAGACCACAGAAGGTGTGCTCCTTCTTGTGA